In Camelus bactrianus isolate YW-2024 breed Bactrian camel chromosome 10, ASM4877302v1, whole genome shotgun sequence, a genomic segment contains:
- the SESN3 gene encoding sestrin-3 isoform X1 gives MNRGGSSPSAAANYLLCTNCRKVLRKDKRIRVSQPLTRGPSAFIPEKEVVQANTVDERTNFLVEEYSTSGRLDNITQVMSLHTQYLESFLRSQFYMLRMDGPLPLPHRHYIAIMAAARHQCSYLINMHVDEFLKTGGIAEWLNGLEYVPQRLKNLNEINKLLAHRPWLITKEHIQKLVKTGENNWSLPELVHAVVLLAHYHALASFVFGSGINPERDPEISNGFRLISVNNFCVCDLANDNNIENASLTGGNFGIVDSLSELEALMERMKRLQEEREDEEASQEEMTTRFEKEKKESLYVVPGDTFHSFPHSDCSLPSLDFEDDMIVTSDVSRYIEDPGFGYEDFARRGEEHLPTFRAQDYTWENHGFSLVNRLYSDIGHLLDEKFRMVYNLTYNTMATHEAVDTTMLRRALFNYVHCMFGIRYDDYDYGEVNQLLERSLKVYIKTVTCYPERTTKRMYDSYWRQFKHSEKVHVNLLLMEARMQAELLYALRAITRHLT, from the exons gataaAAGAATCAGAGTATCTCAACCCTTGACAAGAGGACCAAGTGCCTTTATTCCAGAGAAGGAA GTTGTCCAAGCAAACACGGTGGATGAACGCACTAACTTTCTTGTGGAAGAATACTCGACTTCCGGGCGCCTGGACAACATCACCCAGGTCATGAGTCTGCACACGCAGTACCTGGAGTCTTTCCTGAGGAGCCAGTTCTACATGCTGCGCATGGACGGCCCGCTCCCTCTGCCGCACCGGCACTACATCGCCATCATG gCTGCAGCTAGACATCAGTGTTCTTACCTAATAAACATGCATGTGGATGAATTTTTAAAGACAGGCGGTATTGCTGAGTGGTTGAATGGTTTGGAATATGTACCACAAAGACTGAAAAATCTGAATGAAATAAACAAGCTGTTAGCACACCGACCCTGGCTGATCACAAAAGAGCACATTCAG AAACTTGTCAAAACTGGAGAAAATAATTGGTCCCTGCCCGAACTGGTACACGCTGTGGTCCTGCTGGCACACTATCATGCTTTGGCAAGCTTCGTTTTTGGTAGTGGCATCAATCCAGAGAGAGACCCAGAGATTTCCAATGGATTCAGGCTGATATCAGTTAACAATTTCTGCGTGTGTGATCTCGCTAATGACAACAACATAGAGAATGCGTCCCTTACAGGCGGCAACTTTGGG ATTGTAGATTCTCTAAGTGAGCTAGAGGCCTTAATGGAAAGAATGAAAAGGCttcaagaagaaagggaagatgaAGAGGCATCTCAGGAAGAAATGACCACTCGCtttgagaaggagaagaaagaaagtctttaTGTGGTCCCTGGAGatacttttcattcatttcctcattcag ATTGCTCATTACCATCCTTAGATTTTGAGGATGACATGATTGTAACTTCTGATGTCTCCCGCTATATTGAGGACCCCGGTTTTGGGTATGAAGACTTTGCCAGACGAGGGGAGGAGCATTTGCCAACGTTCCGAGCTCAG GACTACACCTGGGAAAATCATGGGTTCTCCCTGGTGAACAGACTTTATTCTGACATTGGGCATCTTCTTGATGAAAAGTTCCGCATGGTCTACAATCTCACCTATAACACTATGGCCACCCACGAGGCTGTGGACACAACCATGCTGCGCAGAGCTTTATTTAACTACGTTCACTGTATGTTTGGAATCAG GTATGATGACTATGATTATGGAGAAGTTAATCAATTACTTGAACGAAGCCTGAAGGTTTACATTAAGACGGTGACCTGCTATCCGGAGAGGACGACCAAGCGCATGTATGACAGTTACTGGCGTCAGTTCAAACACTCAGAAAAG GTTCACGTGAATTTACTTCTGATGGAAGCGCGGATGCAAGCCGAACTCCTCTACGCGCTTCGTGCCATCACCCGGCATTTGACCTGA
- the SESN3 gene encoding sestrin-3 isoform X2: MNRGGSSPSAAANYLLCTNCRKVLRKDKRIRVSQPLTRGPSAFIPEKEVVQANTVDERTNFLVEEYSTSGRLDNITQVMSLHTQYLESFLRSQFYMLRMDGPLPLPHRHYIAIMAAARHQCSYLINMHVDEFLKTGGIAEWLNGLEYVPQRLKNLNEINKLLAHRPWLITKEHIQKLVKTGENNWSLPELVHAVVLLAHYHALASFVFGSGINPERDPEISNGFRLISVNNFCVCDLANDNNIENASLTGGNFGIVDSLSELEALMERMKRLQEEREDEEASQEEMTTRFEKEKKESLYVVPGDTFHSFPHSDFEDDMIVTSDVSRYIEDPGFGYEDFARRGEEHLPTFRAQDYTWENHGFSLVNRLYSDIGHLLDEKFRMVYNLTYNTMATHEAVDTTMLRRALFNYVHCMFGIRYDDYDYGEVNQLLERSLKVYIKTVTCYPERTTKRMYDSYWRQFKHSEKVHVNLLLMEARMQAELLYALRAITRHLT, encoded by the exons gataaAAGAATCAGAGTATCTCAACCCTTGACAAGAGGACCAAGTGCCTTTATTCCAGAGAAGGAA GTTGTCCAAGCAAACACGGTGGATGAACGCACTAACTTTCTTGTGGAAGAATACTCGACTTCCGGGCGCCTGGACAACATCACCCAGGTCATGAGTCTGCACACGCAGTACCTGGAGTCTTTCCTGAGGAGCCAGTTCTACATGCTGCGCATGGACGGCCCGCTCCCTCTGCCGCACCGGCACTACATCGCCATCATG gCTGCAGCTAGACATCAGTGTTCTTACCTAATAAACATGCATGTGGATGAATTTTTAAAGACAGGCGGTATTGCTGAGTGGTTGAATGGTTTGGAATATGTACCACAAAGACTGAAAAATCTGAATGAAATAAACAAGCTGTTAGCACACCGACCCTGGCTGATCACAAAAGAGCACATTCAG AAACTTGTCAAAACTGGAGAAAATAATTGGTCCCTGCCCGAACTGGTACACGCTGTGGTCCTGCTGGCACACTATCATGCTTTGGCAAGCTTCGTTTTTGGTAGTGGCATCAATCCAGAGAGAGACCCAGAGATTTCCAATGGATTCAGGCTGATATCAGTTAACAATTTCTGCGTGTGTGATCTCGCTAATGACAACAACATAGAGAATGCGTCCCTTACAGGCGGCAACTTTGGG ATTGTAGATTCTCTAAGTGAGCTAGAGGCCTTAATGGAAAGAATGAAAAGGCttcaagaagaaagggaagatgaAGAGGCATCTCAGGAAGAAATGACCACTCGCtttgagaaggagaagaaagaaagtctttaTGTGGTCCCTGGAGatacttttcattcatttcctcattcag ATTTTGAGGATGACATGATTGTAACTTCTGATGTCTCCCGCTATATTGAGGACCCCGGTTTTGGGTATGAAGACTTTGCCAGACGAGGGGAGGAGCATTTGCCAACGTTCCGAGCTCAG GACTACACCTGGGAAAATCATGGGTTCTCCCTGGTGAACAGACTTTATTCTGACATTGGGCATCTTCTTGATGAAAAGTTCCGCATGGTCTACAATCTCACCTATAACACTATGGCCACCCACGAGGCTGTGGACACAACCATGCTGCGCAGAGCTTTATTTAACTACGTTCACTGTATGTTTGGAATCAG GTATGATGACTATGATTATGGAGAAGTTAATCAATTACTTGAACGAAGCCTGAAGGTTTACATTAAGACGGTGACCTGCTATCCGGAGAGGACGACCAAGCGCATGTATGACAGTTACTGGCGTCAGTTCAAACACTCAGAAAAG GTTCACGTGAATTTACTTCTGATGGAAGCGCGGATGCAAGCCGAACTCCTCTACGCGCTTCGTGCCATCACCCGGCATTTGACCTGA
- the SESN3 gene encoding sestrin-3 isoform X3, with product MSLHTQYLESFLRSQFYMLRMDGPLPLPHRHYIAIMAAARHQCSYLINMHVDEFLKTGGIAEWLNGLEYVPQRLKNLNEINKLLAHRPWLITKEHIQKLVKTGENNWSLPELVHAVVLLAHYHALASFVFGSGINPERDPEISNGFRLISVNNFCVCDLANDNNIENASLTGGNFGIVDSLSELEALMERMKRLQEEREDEEASQEEMTTRFEKEKKESLYVVPGDTFHSFPHSDCSLPSLDFEDDMIVTSDVSRYIEDPGFGYEDFARRGEEHLPTFRAQDYTWENHGFSLVNRLYSDIGHLLDEKFRMVYNLTYNTMATHEAVDTTMLRRALFNYVHCMFGIRYDDYDYGEVNQLLERSLKVYIKTVTCYPERTTKRMYDSYWRQFKHSEKVHVNLLLMEARMQAELLYALRAITRHLT from the exons ATGAGTCTGCACACGCAGTACCTGGAGTCTTTCCTGAGGAGCCAGTTCTACATGCTGCGCATGGACGGCCCGCTCCCTCTGCCGCACCGGCACTACATCGCCATCATG gCTGCAGCTAGACATCAGTGTTCTTACCTAATAAACATGCATGTGGATGAATTTTTAAAGACAGGCGGTATTGCTGAGTGGTTGAATGGTTTGGAATATGTACCACAAAGACTGAAAAATCTGAATGAAATAAACAAGCTGTTAGCACACCGACCCTGGCTGATCACAAAAGAGCACATTCAG AAACTTGTCAAAACTGGAGAAAATAATTGGTCCCTGCCCGAACTGGTACACGCTGTGGTCCTGCTGGCACACTATCATGCTTTGGCAAGCTTCGTTTTTGGTAGTGGCATCAATCCAGAGAGAGACCCAGAGATTTCCAATGGATTCAGGCTGATATCAGTTAACAATTTCTGCGTGTGTGATCTCGCTAATGACAACAACATAGAGAATGCGTCCCTTACAGGCGGCAACTTTGGG ATTGTAGATTCTCTAAGTGAGCTAGAGGCCTTAATGGAAAGAATGAAAAGGCttcaagaagaaagggaagatgaAGAGGCATCTCAGGAAGAAATGACCACTCGCtttgagaaggagaagaaagaaagtctttaTGTGGTCCCTGGAGatacttttcattcatttcctcattcag ATTGCTCATTACCATCCTTAGATTTTGAGGATGACATGATTGTAACTTCTGATGTCTCCCGCTATATTGAGGACCCCGGTTTTGGGTATGAAGACTTTGCCAGACGAGGGGAGGAGCATTTGCCAACGTTCCGAGCTCAG GACTACACCTGGGAAAATCATGGGTTCTCCCTGGTGAACAGACTTTATTCTGACATTGGGCATCTTCTTGATGAAAAGTTCCGCATGGTCTACAATCTCACCTATAACACTATGGCCACCCACGAGGCTGTGGACACAACCATGCTGCGCAGAGCTTTATTTAACTACGTTCACTGTATGTTTGGAATCAG GTATGATGACTATGATTATGGAGAAGTTAATCAATTACTTGAACGAAGCCTGAAGGTTTACATTAAGACGGTGACCTGCTATCCGGAGAGGACGACCAAGCGCATGTATGACAGTTACTGGCGTCAGTTCAAACACTCAGAAAAG GTTCACGTGAATTTACTTCTGATGGAAGCGCGGATGCAAGCCGAACTCCTCTACGCGCTTCGTGCCATCACCCGGCATTTGACCTGA